Within Vicia villosa cultivar HV-30 ecotype Madison, WI linkage group LG1, Vvil1.0, whole genome shotgun sequence, the genomic segment tctgatattgtaacactggggaaacgttagattagagtttatgatgatactctatcgtgttgttattgtattaaattatgtgggatattgcatagatgatgttatgcttatccgtatgatgaattttccgctgtgtaaacatgagatgtttatgtattatgacaaattgttccttagtgaaagcatgacaatgaatttatgataaatttgttataattggaattgtggcacccttgttttcatgttttactctgagttattttattaatttccgtggggtttagaagggtgttacaataggtgGCAAAAATCTCCGTGAAATACTTCCTAATCTAACTCTCACACTGCCTCCCTTTCACCAAACGCCATGTTCATCCTTCGGCTTTTGAATCCGATTGTTTTTCCTTCTTTGTGAAGCTTTCCCGTGGAAGAACTTAGTATTTTTGTCTCCTTCCTTGAGCCACACAACACGACTCCTCAGCCTCCATATAATTTCCTCAATTTTTGAATAGTGTTTCTCTGGTTTTCCAGAGCTTTGTAAGCTTGTATGTGTTCTCCATCAGGCGCCTATGTCCCAAACTCTTCCAGTCTCTCTTCAATTCTCCCATGCTCCTTCTTCACCACACCTGACATATAATCCTTAAAGATTTCACTCAAAACTTGGATAGCTTTGAGTTTTTGCAACCTTCCACTACCACCATTAATCCAACACTGTCTCACAAAGTTTTCACAACGGGCATCTTTAGTCCACACATCTTCAAATCTAAACAAGTAGTTGGGTCTAGGATTGTTGCACTCCATAATAACATACATATAAATTCTAATAGCGGCATGATCGGAACCAAATCTAGGGAGATGAAAAACTTTGATAGGAGAAAATTGTTCAATAAAACCCATATTATCCATTAGGGATGGCAAAACAATCCGTACTCGCGGATATCCGCGGATAATATCCGTCATGGATACGGGACAGGTAGTTTAATAGATATCCATgaataaaataaatggatatttaaatacCCGTTTTTAAATGGATACGGATACAAATTTAATGATATGTATCCATGGGTAccgttaataaattattaaattatttaaatatcattagtttaaatcatttaaagaaggaAATTAAACTTGTGATGAAGGAAATTAATGTGacaaattttttttgttaaagtaaGAGCAAATTGTATGGATCTTGTGAGATAATAACTTTTTGTGTCTTTAAAAGAAGCTGAACatcttatttttcaaaacaaaatttttagaaaaaatgttaTCCATGGATATCTGTAAATATCCACGTATATCTTAAAATCCACGGATTACCCGCTTAACGGATATCCGCACGGATATGGGGCATATATGGATATCATATTTATCAAACGAGGCGGACACATATATCATATTATCTGTCCCCATGGATATCCATTTACATCCTTAGTAGCCATAGCTTTATCCAGTCTACATTGTATATTTGCTTCCTCCAACCAACAATTTGACCACGTAAAAGGATAGTCCTCAAACCACAAATCATGCAAACCACAAGCTTCAATAGCACTTGTTTCGGTGGGAAAATTGAGATTAagttattgattaacttaactcgcaaataagcaagagtcaccaccaatctttattgttttcaaaggaatgaaaataaaaaattgagtcAAAATCTGATGTGGAGCCGATCAATTCCGTTGGGCCTTGAGCAATTTGCTAAGACATGCCCCCATGGAGGCCCATGCGCTTCCTCCTTTTCTTTTggcaatttctttatagacctcatGGGTGATGACCCCTgctgaaaaccccaaaatacccattaatttcggagatgcatctccgaagacaccctttttggggtgttttcggatatgcatctttgAATTCACCCATAGAccagtttcggagatgcatctccgaaatatgctctgagtttttatttttcttttcaaaataatgaTTAATCCCATATTTTACAATTTTATATTAATCGACAAAATATAACAGAATCGACAAAATATAACacgtaaaattaaaataatataccaATATTATAAATACGAAAATAGTTGTACGGGTAAGTGCTCAGTGTCAAAATATTACAACACGAATACAAAAAAAGTcatgaataaaacataaataagaaactgctactgagtatgcctaatgcGAACACCCtgcgacctcctctgcctcctatacgCCGCCGCACCGGCCACATCATTGGCCATCCTCTCTACAATGGCAACTGCCTCTAGACCGCCCTGCTCAATGATACCTATGTCCAATGCATCCTGCCCAAGCATATGTATCCGCTGGCATATCGACAagagatcagtggcatggtcatcctcggcctgctggttctccaagatcacTTCATGTGCTGGCCTAGATGGATCTCCAAGAGCATCGGGTGTCATCAAAGGATATGACACCCGATAAAACCATGTCACGTACCCATCTACACAGTGCCAGCTCTGGGTGGCCACCATACGCTGATACTTCCCAGGCACCAAATGATgcgcccaatcctcaaatatagcaGTGAGACCCACTCGGGTAACGGTGTCGAGAGCAGCCTCAAACGGAGACCTCGGTATCATCTGCGCACGTCCAAACTATCTCATGCACCGCTGCAGCAGATACCTGATCATGGTGTTGGTcccacatgccaaccatccagaatataatGCAATGCGGATGGGACAACATTACTGTAATCAGTGAAAGGCGTCCAATGGATGTCATCGTGAATAGTGCAATTGAGGTATACGCGATATGGGCCCACCTTGTTATTCCCCCTTTGGAGGACATATTatgcggccctgggcatggcgtcatcgtACACATGATCAATGTCGAAGTCGTGGATGTGATTGAAGTAtgagatgatccagccctgaaacacaaatacgataatatgttaaaaataaatatgaaccataattaaatgtgaaataattaaaaagaaatgtatCGTAAGGAGTGTGCAAGATCCAGTCAACGGTCtggtcctctagttggaggcttcattcagcttctggtataggtataccagaatggcggccccccagttccactcgtGAACTGTAGTCAGATCAATAAAGTACCGGAGATAAGTCATGTcgacgtaggttgcacttttgtccacaaagagtgtgGTGCataccaagaacatgaaccaacaccACAGAGTGCAACCACGGTGATACTCAACAAAAAGCCCGTCACCCTCCTCCTCGAACTCCGCTGCCTccaccaagtggttctcataAAGCTCTTTCAAGTTGGAGAACTGGATATGTGCCCCATTCGCCGCTCTGCACTCATAATCCGCCATGTTTGGGTCCATACCCGGATAGTTCACCATCCACTCCATGGCCTCAACCTTCTGTATCCGAGAATGGTCCAGTAACCTCCCTCTGATCGGTAGGTGGAGCAGATAGGCCACATCGTGtagggtgatcgtcaactccccaacaagaaagtggaaagaagacgtctcgtTTTGCCACCGTTCGACAAAAgtcccctgcatgtcgtggctgatggtaCTATATCCAGTCATGCATAACCCGCCAAGTCCGCTCCTAGCTACAACGTCATTAAGCCACTCAGCCCGTGGTTTAAACAGATCAAATATTTTCCGCGCATGGTTCACGGACTTTATGGTCGCCCGTTCctgtcacaacaaaaacaaaaacaaaaaatattgttAGTTAAACCGTTAGAAGAAAGTGCggtaaaaacataaataaaaaatggaTAAATTATAAAgtgcaataaaaaaaaacaacctTGCCCTCCCAAACTCGTCGAGCGACATGGTCGTGATAGTAAATCAACACAGATGTGTCTGCAGGCCCTCCCGGGCGGGTAGCCATCCTCCCCCTCCACACCATCCTCGTCGTGCTCAGGGTGAATATTGGGTATTTCCTCCTCCTCAACCAATTcagaaaaatttattttataaacattGTCTTTTATTCTACCTTTGAACACTAAGGAGTTGTCAGATTTATTCATGACTATACATATGTTCTTATTAAACATTGCTTCACATTATCACAAAATTGACTTATGTTATGTAGGTTATGCTTTTGTCCATCTACTAATCAAACattactaatatatatatatatatatatatatatatatatatatatatatatatatatatatatatatatatatatatagagagagagagagagagagagagaggaattaCCAACAGTACCTATACCAATGATATTTCCTTTTTGGTTTCCTCCAAATTCCACATTTCCACCCTCCTTTAGAGTTAGGGTCTGCAACATATGATTTTCTCCTATCATATGTCGTGAGCAGCCACTGTCGAGGTACCAAGACTGTTTCTTTGCTCCTCCCTCTAAACATATATGTAACAAAAACAATTTCAGATTTAAGCACCCATAATTTCATGAATCCTCTAGGGTTAGTTCTGAAAGGCTTCTTCTGAATTTGTACCTTAGAATTCATGTAGTAAGGCTTAGAATCATTCAAGACTTTTAGTTTAAAATGTTTATGTCTTGAATTAATCTTAGCCTTTAGCTCTGAACCCTTAAGAACTTTAAACTTTGATGTCTTAGGTTCTGGTCTCTCAAGAACTATAGACTTTATAGTCATTGGTTttggtttcttcaaaatcattgaCTTTGAGATCTCTGGTTTTGATTTCTTTAGAACCTCTGATTCTATAATCTTTGGCTCTGACTAGTTTAAACTTCTACTTTGTCAACAAATGATACAAAGTATGAATAGAGTCCTTTCTGAGCATAAATTGAAGAAGAAATAACATTTGCTTTAACTATAGTCCTAAACCATTGATGGTCAGGTTTTTGAGAATAACCAAAACCTTTTCATTTGCTCCTACTTACACCATAAATGATGGATGCAAGTTTTGTCCTATTAAATTCAGAAATGACAAACTTCTAAAGAGCCATTTCATATTCACTCAAGGGTTTATTAGACACATCTTCAATTTGACTTTTTTCTAAATCATCAAATTAATTTTGaatagattttaatttattagtttttttgtttaaaattgtttttcaaaattttcatgtATCTGGCTTTCTCTTGACAATGTTCCATGAGGTCTTGAATTAAAGTAATTAATTTAGCACAAGAAAGTTTAGAAAATATCTTATATTCTTCCTCAGAATCTGAACCACAATCTGAGTCAGATTTTGTATCTGAAGATGTAGAAGCCATTAAAGCCAGATTGgctttttattcatatttattgaaTTCCCCTTCTTTGTCAAGTTCATCCCATGTTGACATGATAATTTTCTTGACATTGTTTCAGAAGTTGTTATTCTGAAAGCTTCCTTTCTTTGCCTGGTCCTTTTGCAACTCTGGACAGTTAGCTATGAAATGATCAGGCTTTATAGAGAAACACAAAAGAGACATTGGAGAAGACTTCATGCATAAGGAGTCTTTGAGAGAAGCATCATCAGAGACGTTGGAAAGCTTTCTGATATGGTTAATGTCATTGAGAGGCCATTTGAACATCCTTTGTTACAAGAGAAATGATCAGTTGCACTCCTTTTGTCTTCTACATATTTCTCCTAAGTCTTTCCGTGATCAGAAGATGATAATCAAAAGAAGACAAAATGTCTTCAGATTCTGATAGCGACTTGTCATAAACTCTTTTGTCTTTGAGCTTTGACTGACTTCTGATTCTTTAGAAGATGAGTCTTCAGAAGTAGACTTCATTCAGAATCTGGAATCTTTAGGTTCCGATCCTTGATAAGATTCAGAGTCTGAGACTTTAGGTGAGGATCATTAAGAGGTTGACTTTCTTCAGACTCTGGGCTAGAAGTTGACGTGTTTAGAATCTGGTCTTTCATATGCTAGATTTTTCAGCTTCTCTTTGGATGTTTAGTGCAGTGTCATAACTGACTTTGAATCAGAATTTTGATGTATGTTCCTGCTCACTTGAACAAACATTAGTATAACCAATTATTCTTTaaatacttgttatcatcaaaacctaatgaATATGGTACAAACCAATTTTGTTCCAACAACAGAGAGGGGCAAAGATAGAGGGGAGTACAACTTATGAAACAAATTGCTGCCAATTGATAAACTTATCGTTATGCACTTCTAGAAAGCAATAGAAACTACCTAATCATGCGATTAACTACAGAATTTAAATGAGTGGGAGAGAGATAAAAGATGGTACATAAGGATTTATAATGGTTTGGCACGTTCGTTTTTGCTTTGTGCTTAATCCACTATCCAATGGTTGTCCATTGAATTTTTTTTGGTCTTCCACTATGATTTGTAACAATATTACAAAAGCTCTTACAATCACTAGTCCACAAATAAATGTTGAAAAATTTCTCATATTCTGGATCTTGACTTGTACACAGCTCCAACAACAAAACTCTTTGCAAAATATTTACTCGAGATCGCTTCTTGAATCTTCCATCCCTAATAACCCGCTCCTAAGTCTATGTCTACGACAATTTTCACACAATTTCATAGGTATCTTGAGCGTTGGTCTGTCCGAAGATCAAAAGAACTCATAACTTGTCTCTAGACTTCGACACAGTGCTACCATGGTCAACCTAGAGAGAATAACCTTATTTTTTTCCAGTAGAATTGTCACAATCAATAACAACACCACACACTCTTGCAAGCCTctgaaatctttaaaaaaatcttCAAAGAAACATTAAATCCAAAACAAGTCTCCTCAATCAATCACGAATCTATAAAGATAAGATTCAGATCCTTGTAATAATGAAAAAAAGAATGAGATAGAAGATGAAAGAAATCGATTGCAAGTTATTCAAGAAAAATTCAAAACACTTTACGGTTTTAGGACCACAAGAGAGAGAGACGTCACATCTCCATCCAAAGCCTTAAGGTTTTGGATCGAGGTGTAACGTCTCCTTCTCTTGTGATCTTGGAGCATTGGGTGCTTGTTGGAGCTAGACTAAGTATTAAATTGTTTTATAGGATGTGGGAGACTCACACTTATGAAAGAGATTGTTGAGTATAAGTGTGAGTGGTTAGGTCTCACATCTCATATAAATGAATAAATGTTGAATTTCTAAAAAAGAACTCATTTATCTAAGACCTTAAGCTTTTGGGTGGAGATGTTACGTTTTTCTCTCTTATGGTCCTAACTCCTAAAGCATTAGGACCTCCTAAAGCATTAGGTGCTCATGGAAtcaatcatttaattatttagtcTAGCATGTGCGACTATTCTCTATTTTATTGTATCTTTTCTCATTTATCCTCATcgataaactttttttttattcttgtgTATTGTAAGAGCATAAATATAGGGGGTGGTATTTGCCACATGTACCACTTGTGTCATAATAGTATGGATAATTGAATGCAAATGGTGTAGTATTACATAACCACCATATCCAAATAATGCTACGgtgcttttcaattttttagtGTATATTGTGTGATTAGTGGGACCCATTTTAAGTTTTTAGATGGGTAGTATGGatatttacaaattttaattagtggtttaaataattgagaagtgtgaaataatatattatattaagtgGGGTCCATTTATACCACCAAATTGGGTGGTATGGATGTGGATGCTCTAAGATGTATTATGTATTcacttgacttttatttttttaattagaagtaaaataaaaacagtaaaaaatttagaaaatggaataagaaatatttaaaaaaattaaattgaaccTTCATTTCCGGCGAGGAGAGAGATAGACATGTCTCTTCCCTTTCAGTCCTTATTTATCGTCACTCTTGCTTAACATCAAAAATCaaataggaaaagaaaaaaaaatgacagaaattCAGGAGTTGCCGGAAGGATGCATCGCCGCCATACTGTCTCGTACTACTCCCGTTGACGCCGGCAGATTCTCCCTCATTTCCAAGACTTTCCGTTCTGCGGCCGATTCCGATGCGGTCTGGAGTCAATTCCTCCCTTCCGATCCCAATTTCACAGCCTCTGTTGTTTCACAGTCTCCCTCACTTGCCAACGCTCCTACCAAGAAGGCTCTCTATCTCGCTCTTTCCGATCACCCTATCATCATCGATAATGGTCACAAGGTATTATTCTTGTTAACATCTTAATATTAGGTTTATCATCACTGAATACTAATAGCAATTGGGTACGTTGAAATGCAGAGCGTTCAATTGGATAGAAAAAGTGGAAAATTCCGTTACATGCTTGCAGCTAGATCTCTCACTATTATTTGGAGTGATCATGACCAATACTGGGACTGGATTGAGTTGCCTGATTCCAGGTTAACTACCACTTAACTACTCTGTTTGTTTTTTGCTGTGCTAATAGACTAATACTTTCATCCTAGATTTGTGAATTCAAGCACCAAGATCTTTCATGCTTgcttctccatttttgaatttaccTTGCACACTAATTTGTCTTTGCAATAGCGTGTATCCCGCTATCTGCTGTACTACTAAAACATTTTAGAGGGTCTATGCGACACTATCTGGGATTAACATCACAGACAGTTGTTTGTCTATATTGCTTATATCCACATTCCACATTTATCATAAGAAAGTGAGGCAGGTTGAAAAGTGGATCTCCTTTATAGAAGGGAGAACATGAATGTGAGATTTCCTATAACAGTGTGTATATAACTTAGTCATCATTATGAGTTTCAGCTTGGTAACAACCTCCAAGTTTTAGTTAACAAACATGTCACTTTTGACTTTTCTCAGTTACATATTTTAACCATTGCAACTTTGTACTACTTTTGAACAGGTTCCCTGAAGTCGCTGAGCTTCTTGATGTATGTTGGTTTGATATTCATGGTACAATTAACACCATCGCATTATCCCCAAATACCGAGTATGCAGCTGATAGAATCCATAATATTGATGTTGGGCTGGGTCCATGTAGGCCCACTAATTGGGAAGTTTAGTCTAGGAGAAAGGTTAGTGGGGACAAGCAGTTACTTAGGGAGTGCTATATATATGCACTTGGGTAGTGGTATTGAGGGGCAGAGaagtgttttattttaattaggagtTATTACTCTGGTAGGAGCAGTTTGCTCTGGTGGTTACAAttgtatttctttttccatttctTCAATTCAATCAAAAACTATCCCATTTACTATATCAATTTCTTGGGTTTCTATCATTGGTCCGACCTACCGGATTCATCGAGAGGAGCCAGTGAATTTGTGATTAATGCCACCAAAAATGTCTGAGAGAGTGGATGAATTGGAGAATCGAGTTGCGTCAATGGAAGAAGCGTTTGACGCGAGAGTGTCGACATTGGAGGAAACGTTTCGCCAAACGCTTGCTGATTTTCGTCTCACTTTGGTGGAAGAATTCGCGAAGATTCGACGGGAGCCTGAAAAACCACAACCTGTTGTGGGGGAAACGGTGTCGGAGTATCGGATGGCGGTGAAGAAGGTGGAGTTACCTTCATTTGACGGTGAGGATCCTGTTGGATGGATAACGCGTGCAGAAACGTATTTCGATGTACAAGGAACGGCGGAGGAAGTGAAGGTTCGATTGGCTAAGATAAGCATGGAAGGAGCAACAATCCACTGGTACAATCTCTTGCGAGAAACAGAGGAAAATCTGACATGGGAGAAACTGAAACAAGCATTGATTGATAGGTACGGAGGGAGACAGAGTGATAATCCATTTGAGGAACTAAAGGATTTGCAGCAAGAAGGAAGCATCGAGGACTACATCAGTGCATTCGAGTATATTTCTTCTCAAGTGAGAAGGTTGCCGGAGGAGCAATACCTGGGGTATTTTCTTGGAGGACTCAAACCAGAGCTTCGATTGAAGGTAAGAACTTTCAATCCCCATTCACGGTTGCAGGCGATGAAATTAGCGCGTGATGTGGAAGATGAATTACGTGGGAAGTTGCTGCCACGAAACAGCAAAGATCGTTTTGCGAAAGCAGGAAGAGAAATGGATAATGGGCTTAAGTTTAAAACTCAACAGGGGTCAAATGATGACGCAGGCCCTACAAAAGATAAATTTGGATATGATCCATTGCTGAGAACCCAATTGCAAACGGGTCGATCCAATTTGAATCTTAATCAGAATTCTGCAATGCGAACAAGCAGAGAAGGAACACGACGAGACAACCATGGTGATCGGAACAGAGGTGTCAAGCATCTACCA encodes:
- the LOC131644221 gene encoding F-box protein PP2-B10-like; this encodes MTEIQELPEGCIAAILSRTTPVDAGRFSLISKTFRSAADSDAVWSQFLPSDPNFTASVVSQSPSLANAPTKKALYLALSDHPIIIDNGHKSVQLDRKSGKFRYMLAARSLTIIWSDHDQYWDWIELPDSRFPEVAELLDVCWFDIHGTINTIALSPNTEYVTYLVFKMVDAHGFQNRPIELSVFVEGGHSSTKNVCLDPDVEGRYHNRVVGLQCPNVRSDGWLEIEMGEFFNSGIENEEVQMKVLETGGNWKRGLFVEGIEVRPK